From the Actinomycetota bacterium genome, one window contains:
- a CDS encoding Rieske 2Fe-2S domain-containing protein: MLALSAWNWVAIGFGIAIGLAGGALIMVNLYAILRAKREGPKSHRPLVGKPRQLSRRGFFGRMLGLGFGIALLDFGALSLAFLWPSSRAGFGGKVAVPVGLAEIKAQMASTHQPFYFAPGRFYLVPYDVTGSPYETAGLVAGGLMALYQRCVHLGCKVPFCITSQWFECPCHGSKYNRAGEYRLGPAPRGLDRFPLTVEGDVLTVDTTFVITGPSRGTNTTGQEREGAFCAEVRREVHTV, encoded by the coding sequence ATGCTCGCACTGAGCGCATGGAACTGGGTCGCCATAGGTTTCGGGATCGCGATCGGACTCGCCGGCGGCGCTCTGATCATGGTGAACCTCTACGCGATCCTTCGCGCCAAGCGCGAGGGGCCGAAGAGTCACCGCCCGCTGGTCGGAAAGCCGAGGCAGCTGTCACGTCGCGGATTCTTCGGCCGGATGCTGGGCCTCGGGTTCGGCATCGCCCTGCTCGACTTCGGCGCTCTTTCGCTCGCGTTCTTGTGGCCGTCGTCGCGCGCAGGGTTCGGCGGAAAGGTGGCGGTTCCGGTCGGGCTTGCAGAGATCAAGGCGCAGATGGCCTCGACGCATCAGCCGTTCTACTTCGCGCCTGGTCGCTTCTACCTCGTGCCCTACGACGTCACAGGGTCGCCGTACGAAACGGCGGGGCTCGTCGCCGGAGGGCTGATGGCGCTGTACCAGCGCTGCGTGCACCTCGGCTGCAAAGTGCCGTTCTGTATCACGTCACAGTGGTTCGAATGCCCGTGCCATGGTTCCAAGTACAACCGCGCCGGCGAGTACCGGCTCGGACCGGCACCTCGGGGCCTCGATCGCTTCCCCCTCACGGTCGAGGGCGACGTCCTGACCGTGGACACGACCTTCGTGATCACCGGCCCGTCACGAGGAACGAACACCACCGGCCAGGAGCGCGAAGGCGCTTTCTGCGCCGAGGTTCGCAGGGAAGTCCACACGGTCTAG